CGGACGCAGGCATCGACAACCTCTTCCAGCCTGGCCTTTCCGGCAGTCATCTGGTTGAAGCTCAGTCTCGAAAGCTCAGCCACTAGCCCTCCACCCCTGCCAATTGGAGCGCCAGTTTCATGCGATGCACGGCAAGCTCCGGGTCGGCGAGCAGGCGGGCCTTGTCGGCAAGGACAAACAACTGGGCGAGATGAACGATCGACCGTGCGCCTTGTTGACCACCGAGCATGACGAAGTGCTTCTGATGGCCGTTCAGATATGCCAGGAAGACGAGGCCTGTCTTGTAGAAATAGGTCGGCGTTTGAAAGATGTGACGCGACAGGGGAACCGTTGGCGCCAGCAGCTCGTTGTACTTTGCCGTATCCCCTGCATCGAGCGCGCGCAGGGCGAGCGAGGCAGCGGGAGCGATGCCGTCGAATATGCCCAGCAGAGCATCGCTGTGCCCTTCCTTGTCGCCCTGGATCAACTCCGCATAATCGAAGTCGTCGCCGGTGTACATCCGCACTTCGGCAGGCAGTTGCCGCCGCATGATGATCTCCTGCTTCTTATCGAGCAGAGATATCTTTACCCCGTCCACCTTCGCCTGGTTTTCCCGGATGATCCCGACGCAGGTTGCCATGGCATAGGAGACGCTGGCGCTTCCCCAGTAGCCTCGCAGTTGCGGATCGAATGCTTCGCCCAGCCAGTGCAGAATGGCGGGCT
This region of Acidobacteriota bacterium genomic DNA includes:
- a CDS encoding dihydrodipicolinate synthase family protein, coding for MQIRLPLPEGLTAYHLNQAGPLPAVAGPPPVSRVAYAAAHVVVNPLEPQKLDMEATMAFRRHLWSLGFGVAEAMDTSQRGMGLDWAAARELIRVSAGERAGAIACGANTDQLDPAKAATIDEVIAAYEEQCEAIEAAGGRVILMASRALVKCAKSPEDYARVYGRILQGLRQPAILHWLGEAFDPQLRGYWGSASVSYAMATCVGIIRENQAKVDGVKISLLDKKQEIIMRRQLPAEVRMYTGDDFDYAELIQGDKEGHSDALLGIFDGIAPAASLALRALDAGDTAKYNELLAPTVPLSRHIFQTPTYFYKTGLVFLAYLNGHQKHFVMLGGQQGARSIVHLAQLFVLADKARLLADPELAVHRMKLALQLAGVEG